The Bombus pascuorum chromosome 11, iyBomPasc1.1, whole genome shotgun sequence genome has a window encoding:
- the LOC132911852 gene encoding uncharacterized protein LOC132911852 has protein sequence MRDFAYCSVYLAFLLAMASARSAETNPTTNSINEETARSSGNSNVFGDLRQMYQIYKECADEDISSCLKVRLLSAVDRVSRSTQLNVADGVTFVQDEPISNAEEPPKSLQEIEAGLPRALDDKENALNTMIFDKVMKFFQSHTLKLKLPNVEELQRSLVEEGRKKKKNMGGLLAIPLLIGGTLVPLALGALALLAGKALIVSKLALVLASIIGLKKLVSGGGDHGHEVVQVAGGHGSSGWARSSHDLAYSAYKPSST, from the exons ATGAGAGATTTTGCATACTGTTCCGTGTACCTGGCCTTTCTACTGGCCATGGCTTCGGCTAGATCAGCCGAGACTAATCCCACGACCAATTCCATCAACGAAGAAACAGCAAGGTCTAGCGGAAACAGCAACGTGTTTGGAGATCTTCGACAGATGTACCAGATTTACAAGGAATGCGCGGACGAGGATATCAGTTCTTGCTTGAAAGTGAGGTTGCTGTCGGCCGTAGACAGGGTATCTAGGAGCACGCAGTTGAACGTTGCCGATGGTGTTACCTTCGTTCAGGACGAGCCTATCTCTAACGCGGAGGAACCACCGAAATCTCTTCAGGAGATCGAGGCCGGGCTACCTAGGGCTTTAGACGACAAGGAAAATGCGTTGAATACCATGATCTTCGACAAGGTgatgaaatttttccaaagCCATACGTTGAAACTGAAGCTGCCTAATGTAGAGGAACTTCAACGAAGTTTGGTGGAAGAAG gtcgtaagaagaagaagaatatggGCGGTCTGTTAGCTATTCCTCTGTTGATTGGTGGAACTTTGGTACCATTGGCTTTAGGAGCATTAGCTCTTTTAGCTGGCAAGGCTTTGATCGTTAGCAAGCTAGCGCTAGTATTGGCTTCCATCATCGGTTTGAAAAAACTAGTGTCAGGAGGCGGGGATCATGGCCATGAAGTCGTTCAAGTTGCCGGAGGCCACGGATCCAGCGGATGGGCGAGATCGAGTCACGATCTCGCCTATTCCGCCTACAAGCCATCGTCTACTTAG
- the LOC132911851 gene encoding uncharacterized protein LOC132911851 — MSKYFVTILWLLPVLVAALPANDKPGNENDLMATIYSDCLKKESINCIKYKVFSYVDKMLVDKEDITLTDGITVVKTSNAEEGAPRSIESSDLDTLLFDRLGRFLRTHSVKVDLKGTDILGAIESAGRSFEDFTDNAVESRGKKKKAQKILGPLMMALALKAAALLPLALGAIAAIAGKALLVGKIALVISAIIGLKKLLSSSGGKHVTYEVVSHPHHSSSHIVSHDDGHGGGYGGGGADYGGGYSGSSGHGWARSLPQDAHDLAYRAHQPQSQA, encoded by the exons ATGAGCAAGTACTTTGTGACCATTTTGTGGCTACTTCCGGTGCTGGTCGCGGCCCTGCCAGCCAATGACAAACCTGGAAACGAAAACGACCTAATGGCGACCATCTACAGCGACTGTCTGAAGAAGGAGTCGATCAACTGCATCAAATACAAAGTATTCTCGTACGTGGACAAGATGCTCGTTGATAAGGAGGATATCACGCTCACGGACGGCATCACTGTGGTCAAGACGTCGAACGCCGAGGAAGGTGCACCTAG ATCAATCGAGTCTAGCGATTTGGATACCCTTTTATTCGACCGCCTGGGTAGGTTCTTGAGGACGCATTCTGTCAAAGTGGACCTCAAGGGAACCGATATCCTTGGCGCCATTGAGTCTGCCGGTCGAAGTTTCGAGGACTTTACAGACAATGCTGTTGAAAGTCGTGGCAAGAAGA AGAAGGCACAAAAGATCCTCGGTCCGTTAATGATGGCCCTGGCCCTGAAGGCAGCAGCTCTGTTACCCTTGGCCCTCGGTGCGATCGCCGCCATTGCTGGTAAAGCTCTTCTGGTCGGCAAAATCGCCCTAGTAATTTCCGCCATCATTGGGTTGAAGAAGCTGCTCAGCTCTAGCGGAGGAAAGCACGTGACGTACGAAGTTGTGTCGCATCCTCATCACAGCAGTAGCCACATTGTCAGCCACGACGACGGCCATGGTGGTGGTTACGGTGGCGGTGGCGCTGATTATGGCGGTGGTTATTCCGGAAGCAGTGGCCACGGCTGGGCTAGGAGTTTACCTCAAGACGCTCACGACTTGGCTTATCGCGCTCATCAACCTCAATCACAAGCATGA